The following are encoded together in the Nymphaea colorata isolate Beijing-Zhang1983 chromosome 14, ASM883128v2, whole genome shotgun sequence genome:
- the LOC116267426 gene encoding uncharacterized protein LOC116267426 isoform X1: protein MAGKGRVEYAVVDAFTESPFGGNPAAVVLWLGGADADAWMQSVAKEFNLSETAFVSPEDAPSSSGEPGRRFRLRWFTPVAEVDLCGHATLASAHFLFSSGLVSGDKIEFLTRSGLLTANKVGLGRTNDLMEGKFAVQLDFPMAALEDCDPSDFSSITAALNGATVTNIKKASTDDLLIEVASENMLQNLQPQLNVLKNFPGRGIIVTAAASPSSDVDFISRFFCPRLGIDEDPVTGSAHCALAPYWSKKLGKHDFTAYQASPRGGKLILQLKEDLGRVLIQGEAISIMAGSIRV from the exons ATGGCCGGAAAAGGGCGAGTAGAATACGCAGTG GTAGATGCATTCACGGAGTCCCCTTTTGGTGGAAACCCTGCGGCTGTGGTGCTCTGGTTGGGTGGCGCCGACGCGGACGCATGGATGCAATCGGTGGCTAAGGAGTTCAATTTATCGGAGACCGCCTTCGTGTCGCCTGAGGATGCGCCGTCGTCGTCGGGAGAGCCTGGCCGGAGGTTCCGCCTCAGATGGTTCACGCCGGTGGCCGAG GTAGATTTGTGTGGCCATGCAACGCTAGCATCTGcccattttcttttctcgtCTGGGTTGGTCAGTGGAGACAAAATCGAGTTCCTTACGAGGTCTGGACTTCTAACCGCAAACAAGGTTGGACTTGGAAGGACGAATGACTTGATGGAGGGGAAGTTTGCAGTGCAGCTGGACTTTCCTATGGCAGCTCTTGAAGATTGCGATCCCTCTGATTTCTCCTCGATTACAGCAGCACTTAATGGAGCTACAGTTACTAACATAAAGAAGGCTTCCACTGACGATTTACTG ATTGAGGTTGCTTCAGAAAATATGTTGCAAAATCTGCAGCCACAGCTTAATGTGCTGAAGAATTTCCCTGGAAGAGGAATCATTGTAACAGCAGCTGCTTCCCCCAGCTCCGATGTTGATTTCATCAGTCGTTTCTTCTGCCCCAGATTGGGTATTGATGAG GATCCTGTTACTGGGAGCGCACACTGCGCTCTGGCGCCGTATTGGAGCAAGAAGCTGGGTAAGCACGATTTTACAGCTTATCAGGCATCCCCAAGAGGTGGGAAGCTAATCCTTCAATTGAAGGAAGACCTTGGTCGTGTATTGATTCAAGGTGAAGCCATTTCCATCATGGCAGGATCCATTCGAGTTTGA
- the LOC116267426 gene encoding uncharacterized protein LOC116267426 isoform X2 translates to MAGKGRVEYAVVDAFTESPFGGNPAAVVLWLGGADADAWMQSVAKEFNLSETAFVSPEDAPSSSGEPGRRFRLRWFTPVAEIEVASENMLQNLQPQLNVLKNFPGRGIIVTAAASPSSDVDFISRFFCPRLGIDEDPVTGSAHCALAPYWSKKLGKHDFTAYQASPRGGKLILQLKEDLGRVLIQGEAISIMAGSIRV, encoded by the exons ATGGCCGGAAAAGGGCGAGTAGAATACGCAGTG GTAGATGCATTCACGGAGTCCCCTTTTGGTGGAAACCCTGCGGCTGTGGTGCTCTGGTTGGGTGGCGCCGACGCGGACGCATGGATGCAATCGGTGGCTAAGGAGTTCAATTTATCGGAGACCGCCTTCGTGTCGCCTGAGGATGCGCCGTCGTCGTCGGGAGAGCCTGGCCGGAGGTTCCGCCTCAGATGGTTCACGCCGGTGGCCGAG ATTGAGGTTGCTTCAGAAAATATGTTGCAAAATCTGCAGCCACAGCTTAATGTGCTGAAGAATTTCCCTGGAAGAGGAATCATTGTAACAGCAGCTGCTTCCCCCAGCTCCGATGTTGATTTCATCAGTCGTTTCTTCTGCCCCAGATTGGGTATTGATGAG GATCCTGTTACTGGGAGCGCACACTGCGCTCTGGCGCCGTATTGGAGCAAGAAGCTGGGTAAGCACGATTTTACAGCTTATCAGGCATCCCCAAGAGGTGGGAAGCTAATCCTTCAATTGAAGGAAGACCTTGGTCGTGTATTGATTCAAGGTGAAGCCATTTCCATCATGGCAGGATCCATTCGAGTTTGA
- the LOC116267761 gene encoding polyadenylate-binding protein 2-like, whose translation MAAPAMPASPQPPAPTSPAATAIGAQQGFVNSSLYVGDLDPSVSEAQLFELFSQIAPVVSVRVCRDQIRRVSLGYGYVNYSSPQDASRALDVLNFTQVNGKAIRIMFSHRDPSIRKSGHANIFIKNLDTSIDNKALHDTFASFGTILSCKVATDSSGQSKGYGFVQFEREDAAQNAIARLNGMLINDKQVYVGLFIRRQERDRSNSSPKFTNVYVKNFSEAITDEELKNIFGNYGPITSAVIMRDVNGQSRGFGFINFQNPDDAAVAVEKLNGYTYNDDKVWYVGRAQRKAEREAELKAKFEQERNGRLEKLQGTNLYLKNLDDSIDDEKLKEIFSEFGTTTSCKVMCDSQGQSKGSGFVAFTTPEEATRAVAEMNGKMIGKKPLYVAPAQRKEDRRARLQAHFAQLQSPAGVAPAMASNLPAFHPGAPRLAPPQLFYGQGAHGMIPPGPAGYGFQQQLLPGIRPGVGQMTNFIMPYNLQRQGQPGQRMGTRRGGAQQLQQQQLIQRNANQSFRYLQNARNGVEPQMIPQGFMGPMIPMPLDASGMPLSPMEAPRPQAVPITTLASALASASPEHRRMMLGEQLFPLVERIEHDHAGKVTGMLLEMDQTEVLHLIESPDALKAKVAEAIEVLRLAQAAAAAADSADHLGSLALTD comes from the exons ATGGCTGCCCCAGCGATGCCGGCGTCGCCGCAGCCTCCAGCGCCGACATCTCCGGCGGCGACGGCCATCGGAGCGCAGCAGGGCTTCGTCAACTCATCGCTTTACGTCGGCGACCTCGACCCGTCCGTCTCCGAGGCACAGCTCTTCGAGCTTTTTAGTCAGATCGCCCCCGTCGTTTCCGTCAGGGTGTGCCGGGACCAGATCAGGAGGGTCTCCCTCGGATATGGCTACGTCAACTACAGCAGTCCCCAGGACG CTAGTCGTGCTTTGGATGTGTTAAACTTCACCCAAGTGAATGGGAAAGCAATCAGGATCATGTTTTCACATCGAGATCCTAGTATTCGGAAGAGTGGACAtgcaaatatatttataaaaaatcttGACACCTCAATTGACAATAAGGCCTTACATGACACTTTTGCATCATTTGGTACCATTCTTTCTTGCAAGGTTGCTACAGATAGCAGTGGTCAGTCAAAGGGTTATGGATTTGTGCAGTTTGAAAGGGAAGATGCAGCACAGAATGCCATTGCAAGGCTCAATGGGATGTTAATAAATGACAAACAAGTATATGTTGGACTTTTTATTCGTCGTCAGGAAAGGGACCGTTCAAATAGTTCACCAAAATTTACTAATGTATATGTGAAGAACTTTTCTGAAGCAATAACAGATGAAGAGCTCAAGAATATTTTTGGAAATTATGGTCCTATTACTAGTGCTGTTATTATGCGGGATGTAAATGGACAATCTCGAGGATTTggcttcattaattttcagaaTCCTGATGATGCTGCCGTTGCAGTTGAAAAACTAAACGGTTACACATACAATGATGATAAGGTCTGGTATGTTGGAAGGGCTCAGCGAAAAGCTGAAAGAGAGGCTGAGTTGAAAGCCAAGTTTGAGCAGGAAAGAAATGGACGCTTGGAGAAACTCCAAGGaacaaatttatatttaaaaaatttggatgaTTCAATTGATGATGAAAAACTTAAGGAGATATTTTCAGAATTTGGAACAACAACCTCCTGTAAA GTTATGTGTGATTCTCAAGGGCAGAGTAAAGGCTCAGGTTTTGTTGCATTTACTACACCTGAAGAAGCCACACGTGCA GTTGCTGAAATGAATGGGAAAATGATTGGAAAAAAGCCTTTATATGTTGCACCAGCGCAACGTAAGGAGGACAGAAGAGCGAGATTGCAG GCACATTTTGCACAATTGCAATCTCCTGCTGGAGTGGCGCCTGCAATGGCATCAAATTTGCCTGCATTCCATCCTGGTGCACCTAGGCTCGCTCCTCCACAGTTGTTTTATGGCCAAGGAGCTCATGGCATGATTCCTCCTGGGCCAGCTGGATATGGCTTTCAACAACAATTGTTGCCAGGTATCCGTCCTGGTGTTGGTCAAATGACGAACTTTATAATGCCATACAATCTTCAGCGGCAAGGACAGCCTGGACAACGAATGGGTACAAGACGAGGTGGAGCACAACAGTTGCAGCAGCAGCAA TTAATTCAGCGGAATGCAAATCAAAGCTTTAGATATCTGCAAAATGCACGTAATGGAGTGGAACCCCAGATGATTCCGCAGGGATTCATGGGCCCTATGATACCAATGCCGCTTGATGCTTCTGGGATGCCGCTGTCTCCAATGGAGGCTCCAAGGCCACAGGCGGTCCCAATTACAACACTTGCCTCTGCTTTGGCTTCTGCAAGCCCTGAACATCGAAGAATG ATGTTGGGGGAGCAACTGTTTCCACTTGTTGAACGCATTGAACATGACCATGCTGGAAAAGTGACTGGCATGCTGTTAGAAATGGATCAGACAGAAGTTCTTCACCTGATTGAATCACCAGATGCTTTGAAGGCGAAGGTTGCTGAAGCAATAGAAGTTCTACGATTAGCAcaagctgctgctgctgctgcagatTCAGCAGATCATCTTGGGTCATTGGCTCTCACTGATTGA
- the LOC116267608 gene encoding DEAD-box ATP-dependent RNA helicase 39 — MGYAGRALINLSSSRSFLTYPLLQSAVRRYHPSKTKVFLGFRPICTTTTTTSTPTTELTHQDLESERHALLLEKLRIRHLKDAAKTQPSRPSSPSTIVKEEHKKGKDGGGAVAASSFSELGLSEEVLGAVNEMGISVPTEIQCIGVPAVLDRKSVVLGSHTGSGKTLAYMLPLVQLLRQDEATFGMLMKPKRPRAVVMCPTRELSEQVFRVAKSISHHAKFRSTMISGGGRLRPQEDSLGEPIDMVVGTPGRILQHIENDNMVYGDIRYLVLDEADTMFDRGFGPDIRKFLSPLKNRAAKPNDPGYQTVLVTATLTKAVQKLIDEEFQGIVHLRTSSFHKKIASARHDFIKLSGAENKLEALLQVLEPSLARGNRVMVFCNTLNSSRAVDHFLSESKVYTVNYHGEVPAEQRVENLKKFKSDDGDCPTLVCTDLAARGLDLDVDHVIMFDFPLNSIDYLHRTGRTARMGAKGKVTSLVAKKDLILASRIEDAIRKNESLESLSVVSIKREIATRRPNDHKGRTTLTRNAETTKQKGKGSASSFKSSKGPNKGIKSGNQKAVATKAKKTTSSVSTRKASASGAKQAFPKVRKSVVAKKSATKPSKLQVVGFRGRNASASKL, encoded by the exons ATGGGTTATGCAGGCAGAGCTCTCATCAATCTCTCATCTTCTCGATCTTTTCTCACCTACCCACTTCTCCAGTCCGCAGTTCGGCGGTACCACCCTTCAAAAACTAAGGTTTTTCTAGGGTTTAGGCCTATttgcaccaccaccaccaccaccagtacTCCCACCACTGAACTAACACACCAAGATCTGGAATCCGAGCGTCACGCTCTTCTTCTAGAGAAACTGAGAATCAGGCACCTCAAAGACGCCGCAAAGACGCAGCCTAGTCGGCCATCATCACCTTCCACTATTGTTAAGGAAGAGCACAAGAAAGGGAAGGATGGTGGTGGGGCTGTAGCtgcttcttcattttcagagTTGGGTCTGAGCGAAGAGGTGTTGGGTGCTGTCAATGAGATGGGGATTTCGGTTCCCACTGAGATACAGTGCATTGGGGTCCCTGCGGTGCTGGATAGGAAGAGTGTGGTTCTAGGCTCACATACTGGCTCTGGAAAGACATTGGCTTATATGCTTCCTCTGGTTCAG TTGTTGCGGCAAGATGAAGCTACTTTTGGTATGCTTATGAAGCCTAAGCGTCCTCGAGCAGTTGTCATGTGTCCCACTAGGGAGCTTTCTGAACAG GTTTTTCGCGTGGCAAAATCCATCAGTCATCATGCAAAGTTTCGTTCAACCATGATAAGTGGTGGTGGAAGGTTAAGGCCACAAGAGGATTCCTTGGGTGAGCCAATTGACATGGTGGTTGGGACTCCAGGGAGGATTCTTCAGCATATAGAAAATGACAATATGGTGTACGGTGATATTAGATACTTG GTTTTAGATGAGGCGGACACGATGTTTGATCGTGGGTTTGGTCCTGATATTCGCAAGTTTCTGAGCCCATTGAAGAACCGTGCAGCCAAGCCCAATGACCCAGGATACCAAACAGTTTTGGTTACTGCAACCCTGACAAAG GCAGTTCAGAAACTGATAGATGAGGAATTTCAAGGAATTGTTCATCTTCGCACTTCGTCATTTCATAAGAAGATTGCATCTGCAAGGCATGACTTCATCAAGTTATCTGGTGCAGAGAACAAGCTAGAAGCATTGTTACAG GTTCTTGAGCCGAGTCTTGCAAGAGGAAACCGTGTGATGGTATTCTGTAATACCTTGAACTCCAGTCGAGCTGTGGACCATTTTCTAAGTGAAAGTAAAGTCTATACAGTTAACTACCATGGAGAGGTTCCGGCAGAACAAAG AGTAGAAAATCTTAAAAAGTTCAAGAGTGATGATGGAGACTGCCCCACATTAGTTTGTACTGATTTGGCAGCACGAGGACTTGACCTGGATGTTGATCATGTTATCATGTTTGACTTCCCCTTAAACTCC ATTGATTACCTTCATCGTACTGGGAGAACAGCTAGAATGGGAGCAAAAG GAAAAGTCACTAGCCTTGTGGCAAAGAAGGATTTGATTTTAGCGAGCAGAATTGAGGATGCCATTAGGAAGAATGAGAGCTTGGAATCACTTTCAGTGGTTAGTATCAAAAGGGAGATCGCAACTCGTCGTCCGAATGATCACAAAGGCAGGACAACATTGACCAGAAATGCAGAGACCACGAAACAGAAAGGCAAGGGTAGTGCTTCATCGTTCAAGTCCTCAAAGGGTCCAAATAAGGGCATCAAATCTGGGAATCAGAAGGCTGTAGCAACCAAGGCCAAGAAAACTACATCAAGTGTGTCAACAAGAAAGGCTTCTGCAAGTGGGGCAAAGCAAGCATTCCCGAAAGTGAGGAAGAGTGTGGTAGCAAAGAAATCTGCCACAAAACCATCGAAACTGCAGGTTGTAGGGTTTAGAGGGCGCAATGCATCTGCAAGCAAACTTTGA